In one window of Pristiophorus japonicus isolate sPriJap1 chromosome 9, sPriJap1.hap1, whole genome shotgun sequence DNA:
- the LOC139272771 gene encoding zinc finger protein 16-like, with the protein MEKLWECGDCGKRFNYPSELEVHWRTHTGERTFTCSKCGKGFTTSSHLLKHQRVHTEERPFTCSNCGKGFSLSSSLLRHQRVHTGEKPFTCSDCGKGFTQSSNLLIHQRVHTGERPFTCSQCGKGFTQSSNLLTHQRVHTGERPFTCSECGKEFTTSSHLATHQRGHTGERPFTCSDCGKGFTQSSNLLKHQRVHTGERPFICTECGTGFTQLTHLLTHQRVHTGERPFTCSYCGKGFTQSSDLLKHQRVHSGERPFTCSVCGKGFTQSSHLLTHQQVHTGERPFTCSQCGKGFTQSSHLLTHQRVHTGEKPFTCSQCGKGFTQSSTLLTHQRVHSGERPFTCSECGKGFTQSSNLLKHQRVHTGEKPFTCSECGKGFTFSSHLLTHQIVHMRERPFTCSECGKGFTQSSNLLKHQRVHK; encoded by the coding sequence atggagaaactgtgggaatgtggggactgtgggaagagattcaattacccgtctgagctggaagttcattggcgcacacacactggggagagaacaTTCACCTGCtctaaatgtgggaagggattcactacatcatcccacctgctgaaacaccagcgagttcacactgaggagaggccgttcacctgctccaactgtgggaagggattctctctgtcatccagcctgctgagacaccagcgagttcacactggggagaagccattcacctgctctgactgtgggaagggattcactcagtcatccaacctgctgatacaccagcgagttcacactggggagaggccattcacctgctctcagtgtgggaagggattcactcaatcatccaacctgctgacacaccagcgagttcacactggggagaggccgttcacctgctccgagtgtgggaaggaattcactacctcatcccATCTTGCAactcaccagcgaggtcacactggggagaggccgttcacctgctctgactgtgggaagggattcactcagtcatccaacctgctgaaacaccagcgagttcacactggggagaggccgttcatctgcactgagtgtgggacgggattcactcagttaacacacctgctgacacaccagcgagttcacactggggagaggccgttcacttgctcctattgtgggaagggattcactcagtcatccgacctgctgaaacaccagcgagttcacagtggggagaggccgttcacctgctctgtgtgtggaaagggattcactcagtcatcccacctgctgacacaccagcaagttcacactggggagaggccattcacctgctctcagtgtgggaagggattcactcagtcatcccacctgctgacacaccagcgagttcacactggggagaagccattcacctgctctcagtgtgggaagggattcactcagtcatccaccctgctgacacaccagcgagttcacagtggggagaggccgttcacctgctctgagtgtgggaagggattcactcagtcatccaacctgctgaaacaccagcgagttcacactggggagaagccattcacctgctctgagtgtgggaagggattcactttttcatcccacctgctgacacaccagatcGTTCACatgagggagaggccgttcacctgctctgagtgtgggaagggattcactcagtcatccaacctgctgaaacaccagcgagttcacaagtga